In Apilactobacillus bombintestini, one genomic interval encodes:
- the rlmB gene encoding 23S rRNA (guanosine(2251)-2'-O)-methyltransferase RlmB, translated as MKNNNQSEFIIGRHPVISALRGKQEINKVFLQTGIRKDEKSVEEIIKLAKKKRLVISTVPKQKLDLLSDNQNHQGVVLSISPYKYATVDELFENAEAKQEAPFFLILDNIEDPHNLGSIIRTADAAGVSGVIIPKHRAVGLTSTVAKTSAGAIERIPVARVTNLMNTINELKDRGVWVFGTDMKGTDYRRWDAKGPVAVIIGNEGKGISPLLKKNVDEMLTIPMVGNLQSLNASVAASLLMYQAFNSRNPL; from the coding sequence ATGAAAAATAATAATCAAAGTGAATTTATCATCGGAAGACATCCGGTTATTTCAGCACTTCGTGGAAAACAAGAAATTAACAAAGTCTTTTTACAAACTGGTATTAGAAAAGACGAAAAAAGTGTAGAAGAAATTATTAAATTAGCTAAGAAAAAGCGTTTAGTTATTTCTACAGTACCTAAGCAAAAACTGGATTTATTATCTGATAATCAAAATCACCAAGGAGTAGTATTGTCTATTTCACCATATAAATATGCTACTGTTGATGAATTGTTTGAAAATGCAGAAGCAAAACAAGAAGCTCCTTTCTTTTTGATTTTGGATAATATCGAAGATCCTCATAATTTAGGATCTATTATTAGAACTGCGGATGCAGCAGGTGTTAGTGGAGTAATCATTCCTAAACATCGTGCTGTGGGATTAACCTCTACAGTGGCTAAAACATCTGCGGGTGCAATTGAAAGAATTCCGGTGGCACGAGTTACTAACTTAATGAATACCATCAACGAATTAAAAGATCGTGGAGTTTGGGTATTTGGTACAGATATGAAAGGAACTGATTACCGTAGATGGGATGCTAAAGGCCCTGTAGCGGTAATTATTGGAAATGAAGGTAAAGGTATTTCACCATTACTAAAGAAAAATGTGGATGAAATGCTTACTATTCCAATGGTAGGAAATCTACAAAGTTTAAATGCCAGTGTAGCTGCTAGTTTATTAATGTATCAAGCCTTTAATTCCAGAAATCCGCTATAA
- a CDS encoding Mini-ribonuclease 3: MKEENVDYRQLNGIALAYLGDSVYEVFVRKHLLNLGITKPNRLQKTARKYVSAKAQAALIDLMEQDDILTDEEISVFKRGRNAKSYTHAKNTSVLTYRYSTGFEAMMGYLSLSKQDDRLRELSEWCIKQVDAGRPEYEK, translated from the coding sequence ATGAAAGAAGAAAATGTCGATTATAGACAATTAAATGGAATCGCACTAGCTTATTTAGGTGATTCCGTATACGAAGTATTTGTGCGTAAGCATTTACTAAATTTAGGAATTACTAAACCTAATCGTTTACAAAAGACTGCTAGAAAATATGTTTCTGCTAAAGCTCAAGCAGCATTAATTGATTTAATGGAACAAGATGATATTTTAACAGATGAAGAAATATCAGTTTTTAAGCGTGGACGTAACGCTAAAAGTTATACCCACGCCAAAAATACTAGTGTATTAACTTATCGTTATTCAACTGGTTTCGAAGCTATGATGGGTTATTTATCATTAAGTAAGCAAGATGATCGATTAAGAGAATTATCAGAATGGTGTATAAAACAAGTAGATGCCGGGAGGCCAGAGTATGAAAAATAA
- the cysS gene encoding cysteine--tRNA ligase: MLRIYNTLTQEKDVFKPIKPRTVNMYVCGPTVYNYIHIGNARSIVAFDTIRRYLEYCGYHVNYVSNFTDVDDKLIKAAKEQNMSVMQLADKYIDAFNEDVKALNVEPATMNPRATDNIDGIIKFIKDLIAKDYAYEVDGDVYYRTRKFKDYGHLAHQSVDDLESGASKHVSEEELAKKQDPVDFALWKKAKPDEISWDSPWGKGRPGWHIECSVMSTKYLGDTIDIHGGGEDLKFPHHENERAQSEAETGKKFVNYWMHNGFVTVGDENEKMSKSLGNFVMVHDLIKKVDPQVIRFLMSTTQYRRPIQYNEANLQAAANNLSKLQNAYNNLKYRLKNAEEGSDLKMEQEVRQIQADFQDAMDDDFNAQNGIDCVYELAKLANTYAEREFVFADTIKLVIKKLEKMAGVFGVAFVDEEITDDSIKQLIEERNEARKNKNFARSDEIREQLKEQGIILEDTAQGTRFRRE; the protein is encoded by the coding sequence ATGCTAAGGATCTATAATACATTAACGCAAGAAAAAGATGTTTTTAAACCAATAAAACCAAGAACGGTTAATATGTATGTGTGTGGTCCTACAGTATATAACTACATTCATATTGGAAATGCTAGAAGTATCGTTGCTTTTGATACTATTCGTCGTTATTTAGAATACTGCGGATATCATGTAAATTATGTTTCTAACTTTACCGATGTGGATGATAAGTTAATTAAAGCTGCTAAAGAACAAAATATGTCAGTTATGCAATTAGCTGATAAATATATTGATGCATTTAATGAAGATGTAAAAGCTTTAAATGTAGAACCAGCAACTATGAATCCACGTGCAACAGATAACATTGATGGCATAATTAAGTTTATAAAAGATTTAATCGCAAAAGACTATGCGTACGAAGTAGACGGGGATGTTTACTACCGTACTCGTAAATTCAAGGATTATGGTCATTTAGCACATCAAAGTGTTGATGATTTAGAATCTGGTGCAAGTAAACACGTAAGTGAAGAAGAATTAGCCAAAAAACAAGATCCAGTAGATTTTGCCTTATGGAAGAAAGCTAAGCCTGATGAAATCTCATGGGATTCACCATGGGGTAAGGGTAGACCAGGTTGGCATATTGAATGCTCTGTAATGTCTACTAAATACTTAGGTGACACAATTGATATTCACGGTGGTGGAGAAGATTTGAAATTCCCTCATCATGAAAATGAACGTGCACAAAGTGAAGCAGAAACTGGTAAAAAGTTTGTAAATTACTGGATGCATAATGGTTTTGTTACTGTAGGTGACGAAAACGAAAAGATGAGTAAATCATTAGGTAACTTTGTAATGGTTCACGATTTAATAAAGAAAGTGGATCCACAAGTTATTAGATTCTTAATGTCTACTACTCAATACCGTCGTCCTATCCAATATAACGAAGCTAATTTACAAGCAGCAGCTAATAATTTAAGTAAGCTACAAAATGCTTACAATAATCTAAAATATCGTTTAAAGAATGCCGAAGAAGGCAGCGATTTGAAGATGGAACAAGAAGTTAGACAAATTCAAGCAGATTTCCAAGATGCTATGGATGATGACTTTAATGCACAAAATGGAATTGACTGTGTTTATGAATTAGCCAAACTAGCTAATACTTATGCTGAAAGAGAATTCGTTTTTGCCGATACCATTAAGTTAGTTATTAAGAAACTAGAAAAAATGGCAGGAGTATTTGGAGTTGCATTTGTGGATGAAGAAATCACTGATGATTCTATCAAACAATTAATTGAAGAACGTAACGAAGCTCGTAAGAACAAAAACTTCGCTAGAAGTGATGAAATCAGAGAACAACTTAAAGAACAAGGAATTATCTTAGAAGATACAGCACAAGGCACTAGATTTAGAAGGGAATAA
- the gltX gene encoding glutamate--tRNA ligase → MANKKIRVRYAPSPTGHLHIGNARTAIFNYLFARHNKGKFIIRIEDTDTKRNVADGEKSQLDNLKWLGLDWDEGPDKPGKFGPYRQSERRSIYDPLIQQLLDEGKAYYSYRTEEQLTADREDQRARGVMPHYEYEYAGMTDEEIKQSMAESEAKGLKPVIRFRVPKNKVYAWDDIVKGHVEFNSDTIGGDFVIVKRDGMPTYNFAVIVDDHMMQISHVFRGDDHVANTPKQLMMYEAFGWEPPKFGHMSLITSADTGKKLSKRDESIIQFIEQYRDLGYLPEAMFNFITLLGWSPKGEDEIFSQREFIKMYDENRLSKSPANFDNKKLEWINNQYVKSADEDVVMDLALRQLIAKGNIPENPDAKDVEWARKLINTYKQQMSYMAQINSMADVFFNEPKEISGDALEEISNDTAPVVLKAFSEKIKTLPIFDKMEILRTIKSIQKETKIKGRKLWMPIRIAVTHETHGPELPESIELIGREKTLKHIEETLKQINK, encoded by the coding sequence TTGGCTAATAAGAAAATTCGTGTTAGATACGCACCAAGTCCAACTGGACATTTGCACATTGGTAATGCTAGAACAGCTATTTTTAATTACCTATTTGCTAGACACAACAAAGGTAAGTTTATTATCCGTATTGAAGATACTGATACTAAACGTAATGTGGCTGATGGTGAGAAGAGTCAGTTAGACAACTTAAAATGGTTAGGCTTAGACTGGGATGAAGGTCCTGACAAGCCTGGTAAGTTTGGACCATACAGACAATCAGAAAGACGTTCTATTTATGACCCACTTATCCAACAATTATTGGATGAAGGAAAAGCTTACTACTCATACAGAACTGAAGAACAACTAACTGCTGATCGTGAAGATCAACGTGCTAGAGGAGTTATGCCTCATTACGAATATGAATATGCAGGTATGACTGATGAAGAAATTAAACAATCCATGGCTGAATCAGAAGCTAAGGGACTAAAACCAGTTATTCGTTTTAGAGTTCCTAAGAACAAGGTTTACGCATGGGATGATATTGTTAAAGGTCATGTTGAATTTAATTCTGATACTATCGGTGGAGATTTCGTTATTGTAAAACGTGATGGAATGCCAACTTACAACTTTGCCGTTATTGTTGATGACCACATGATGCAAATTTCTCATGTATTTAGAGGTGATGACCACGTTGCCAACACTCCTAAACAATTAATGATGTACGAAGCATTTGGTTGGGAACCACCTAAGTTTGGTCACATGAGTTTAATTACTAGTGCTGATACTGGTAAGAAATTGAGTAAACGTGATGAATCCATTATTCAATTTATTGAACAATACCGTGACTTAGGTTACCTACCAGAAGCTATGTTTAACTTCATTACTTTACTTGGTTGGTCACCTAAGGGTGAAGATGAAATCTTCTCTCAACGTGAATTCATTAAGATGTACGATGAAAATCGTTTAAGCAAGTCTCCTGCTAACTTTGACAACAAGAAACTAGAATGGATTAACAACCAATACGTTAAATCAGCTGATGAAGACGTAGTTATGGATCTTGCATTACGTCAATTAATTGCTAAGGGTAACATTCCAGAAAACCCAGATGCTAAGGATGTTGAATGGGCTCGTAAGTTAATTAACACTTACAAGCAACAAATGAGTTACATGGCTCAAATCAACTCCATGGCAGATGTTTTCTTCAATGAACCTAAAGAAATTTCTGGAGATGCACTAGAAGAAATTAGCAACGATACTGCACCAGTAGTATTAAAGGCATTTTCTGAAAAGATTAAGACACTTCCTATCTTTGATAAGATGGAAATCTTAAGAACTATCAAGTCAATTCAAAAAGAAACTAAGATTAAGGGTCGTAAGTTATGGATGCCAATTAGAATTGCGGTTACCCATGAAACTCATGGACCTGAACTACCTGAATCAATCGAATTGATTGGTAGAGAAAAGACCTTAAAGCACATCGAAGAAACTTTAAAGCAAATCAATAAATAA
- a CDS encoding PIN/TRAM domain-containing protein: MKIFNRYTAIRLIFIVIGALLGVIYLPVIWHMMWMHPSELLNNAIVNFILGGLIFYLLSLIFSRKILDTLTKIENYLFSKNPFYILMGTIGLILGLVLAILISTVLFRTSNLITNTIIPALLMITFGYFGFLLGTTKMNEWNKIFKVNFKKTNIPFTNSDSSKQFKILDTNILIDGRIYEIAKTGFVEGTLLVPKFVLYELQYIADSADSQKRVRGRRGLDILNKLQTDKIMPIEITSKDFSNIDEVDTKLIRLAKEVNGTIITNDYNLSKVIQFQNVKVLNINELANALKPRYVPGEHLEVMILKKGTERNQGVAFLDDGTMVVVEEGKFHLNERLSVEVTSSIQTDAGKMIFAKID; the protein is encoded by the coding sequence ATGAAGATTTTTAATCGATATACGGCAATTCGTTTAATATTTATTGTTATTGGCGCGTTGCTAGGGGTAATTTATTTACCAGTTATTTGGCATATGATGTGGATGCATCCATCTGAATTATTAAACAATGCAATAGTTAACTTTATTTTAGGTGGATTAATTTTTTATCTATTATCATTAATATTTAGTAGAAAGATATTAGATACACTTACGAAAATAGAAAACTATTTATTTAGTAAAAATCCGTTCTATATTTTAATGGGAACTATTGGATTAATTTTAGGCCTGGTATTGGCTATTTTGATTTCTACTGTGTTATTTAGAACTTCTAATTTAATAACTAATACTATCATTCCAGCATTATTGATGATTACGTTTGGTTATTTTGGTTTTCTATTGGGAACCACCAAGATGAATGAATGGAATAAAATTTTTAAAGTTAATTTTAAAAAGACTAATATTCCTTTCACTAATAGTGATAGTTCTAAACAATTTAAAATTTTGGATACCAACATTTTAATTGATGGTAGAATTTATGAAATTGCTAAAACAGGCTTTGTGGAAGGGACTTTATTAGTTCCTAAGTTTGTATTGTATGAACTACAATACATCGCCGATTCGGCTGATAGTCAAAAACGAGTACGTGGACGTCGCGGTTTGGATATTTTAAATAAACTACAAACCGATAAAATTATGCCTATAGAAATTACTAGCAAAGACTTCTCCAACATTGATGAGGTAGATACTAAGTTAATTAGATTGGCTAAAGAAGTAAACGGAACCATCATTACTAATGACTATAATTTAAGCAAAGTAATTCAATTTCAAAATGTAAAAGTTTTAAATATTAATGAATTAGCAAATGCTTTGAAACCACGTTATGTTCCTGGAGAACATTTAGAAGTAATGATTCTTAAAAAGGGAACTGAGCGTAACCAAGGAGTGGCATTCTTGGATGATGGAACCATGGTAGTAGTGGAAGAAGGTAAATTCCACTTAAACGAAAGATTATCAGTAGAGGTTACTAGCTCTATTCAAACAGATGCTGGTAAAATGATCTTTGCAAAGATAGATTGA
- the radA gene encoding DNA repair protein RadA — protein sequence MAKVKTQFVCEECGYISPKYLGHCPNCGKWNTFEEKTVQKEATGLKATRRMDFNGQQTKPQLIKDVKFEKETRFATDSEEFNRVLGGGVVPGSLILIGGDPGIGKSTLLLQISGQLSQKKQKVLYVSGEESASQIKIRADRLDVDGSNMYLYPETDMDAIKSAIDDLKPDTVVIDSVQTISEAQVDSAIGSVSQVRAITADLMSIAKTNGITIFVVGHVTKGGAIAGPKTLEHMVDTVLYFEGDMHHSYRILRAVKNRFGSTDELGIFEMQESGLKEVANPSEVFLEERLRNATGSAIVVAMEGTRPILVEIQALVTPSVFGNAQRTATGIDRNRVAVLMAVLEKRAGLMLQNQDAFLKAAGGVKLNEPAIDLAVAISVASSYKDKGTDPAECYIGEIGLTGEIRRVNRIEQRVQEAQKLGFKRVLVPKHNLSGWTAPNGIEVVGVSTLAQAIKLALK from the coding sequence GTGGCTAAGGTAAAAACTCAATTTGTTTGTGAAGAATGTGGATATATTTCTCCTAAGTATTTAGGTCACTGTCCTAACTGTGGAAAGTGGAATACTTTTGAAGAAAAAACCGTACAAAAAGAAGCAACGGGTTTGAAAGCAACTCGTAGAATGGACTTTAATGGTCAACAAACTAAACCTCAACTAATAAAAGACGTTAAATTCGAAAAAGAAACTCGTTTTGCTACTGATTCTGAAGAATTTAATCGTGTATTAGGTGGTGGAGTGGTTCCTGGTTCACTAATTTTAATTGGTGGTGATCCAGGAATTGGTAAATCTACCTTGCTATTACAAATTTCTGGTCAATTAAGTCAGAAAAAACAAAAAGTCTTATATGTATCTGGAGAAGAAAGTGCCAGTCAAATTAAGATAAGAGCTGACCGTTTAGATGTTGACGGTAGCAATATGTATTTATATCCAGAAACTGATATGGATGCTATAAAGAGTGCTATCGATGATTTGAAACCTGATACGGTAGTAATTGATTCTGTGCAAACCATTTCAGAAGCTCAAGTAGACTCAGCAATTGGTTCAGTATCTCAAGTTAGAGCAATTACTGCTGATTTAATGTCTATTGCTAAAACAAATGGAATTACTATTTTCGTGGTAGGCCATGTTACTAAAGGTGGTGCTATTGCAGGACCTAAGACACTTGAACACATGGTAGATACTGTATTGTACTTTGAAGGTGACATGCATCATTCTTACCGTATTTTACGTGCCGTTAAAAATCGTTTTGGTTCCACTGATGAACTAGGGATTTTTGAAATGCAAGAATCTGGACTAAAGGAAGTTGCTAATCCTTCCGAAGTGTTCCTAGAGGAACGTTTACGTAATGCAACTGGTTCGGCCATTGTTGTTGCTATGGAAGGTACGCGTCCAATCTTAGTTGAAATTCAAGCATTAGTAACACCATCAGTATTTGGTAACGCTCAACGAACTGCTACTGGAATTGATAGAAATCGAGTTGCCGTTTTAATGGCGGTACTAGAAAAACGTGCCGGCCTTATGTTGCAAAATCAGGATGCTTTCTTAAAAGCAGCAGGTGGAGTTAAATTAAATGAACCTGCAATTGATTTAGCTGTTGCAATTAGTGTAGCTTCCAGTTATAAAGATAAGGGAACTGATCCTGCAGAATGCTATATTGGTGAAATTGGCTTAACGGGGGAAATTAGAAGAGTTAACCGCATAGAACAACGAGTTCAAGAAGCTCAAAAATTAGGCTTTAAACGAGTATTAGTTCCAAAACATAACTTGTCGGGATGGACTGCTCCTAATGGAATTGAAGTAGTAGGAGTTTCCACCTTAGCGCAAGCTATAAAATTAGCGCTTAAATAA
- a CDS encoding dUTP diphosphatase, translating into MKRGFEIVTKYKDEGINLPYRSTKQAAGYDIESAQDFVLPSIWKLGFLKVLWAIKHEKNVDEESQEKAKKILKPLLVPTGVKAYMQSDEMLMIVNRSSGPLKRNMILPNGIGIVDADYYNNENNEGELFVQLLNFGLFDRKIKKGDRIAQGIFVPFLTTDDDINKGVTRKGGFGSSGK; encoded by the coding sequence ATGAAACGTGGATTTGAAATTGTAACAAAGTATAAAGATGAAGGCATTAACCTGCCTTACAGATCAACTAAACAGGCAGCAGGATACGATATCGAAAGTGCCCAAGATTTCGTTTTACCATCTATTTGGAAATTAGGATTTTTAAAAGTATTATGGGCAATTAAGCATGAAAAAAATGTAGATGAAGAATCTCAAGAAAAAGCTAAGAAAATTTTAAAACCATTATTGGTACCTACAGGAGTAAAGGCATACATGCAATCTGATGAAATGCTAATGATTGTTAACCGCTCTAGTGGTCCTTTAAAACGTAATATGATTTTACCTAACGGAATTGGTATTGTAGACGCTGATTACTACAATAATGAAAACAACGAAGGTGAATTATTCGTTCAATTATTGAATTTTGGATTATTTGATAGAAAAATCAAAAAAGGTGACCGTATTGCGCAAGGTATTTTTGTGCCTTTCCTAACTACTGACGACGATATTAATAAAGGAGTAACTAGAAAAGGTGGTTTTGGTTCTTCTGGAAAATAG
- the rpiA gene encoding ribose-5-phosphate isomerase RpiA, giving the protein MDRELMKKVAGQEAVKYIKDGMTVGLGTGSTVKYLLDALGKRVAEEGLRIIGVPTSNRSAKRARDLGIDVKSIDDVDHIDLTIDGADQIDENFQGIKGGGVAHLREKIVAINSAENIWIVDETKMAKNLGSFPLPLEVTPYGSTHLYRRLEKMGYHPSFRTNAKGGHVLTHADNYIIDLKLGYIEHPHQLEKILNNMTGIVEHGLFLDVVDKVIVGHEDHSETFVAKRNK; this is encoded by the coding sequence ATGGATAGAGAACTAATGAAAAAAGTGGCCGGTCAAGAAGCCGTTAAATACATTAAAGATGGTATGACAGTTGGTCTAGGTACTGGTTCAACTGTCAAATATCTACTAGATGCTCTAGGAAAACGTGTTGCCGAAGAAGGTCTTCGTATTATCGGAGTTCCTACTTCTAATCGTTCTGCAAAGCGTGCTCGTGACTTAGGTATTGATGTTAAAAGTATTGATGATGTCGATCATATCGATTTAACTATTGATGGAGCCGATCAAATTGACGAAAACTTTCAAGGAATCAAAGGTGGCGGAGTTGCTCATTTAAGAGAAAAAATCGTTGCTATCAATTCTGCAGAGAATATATGGATTGTAGATGAAACCAAAATGGCTAAGAATTTAGGATCCTTTCCCCTTCCATTAGAGGTAACTCCTTATGGTAGTACTCATTTATATCGTCGTTTGGAAAAGATGGGATATCACCCTTCTTTTAGAACTAATGCTAAGGGCGGTCATGTTCTAACTCATGCTGATAATTATATTATTGATTTGAAGTTAGGTTATATTGAACACCCTCATCAATTAGAAAAAATCTTAAATAATATGACAGGTATTGTGGAACATGGTCTTTTCTTAGATGTTGTGGATAAAGTAATCGTCGGACATGAAGACCATTCTGAAACATTTGTCGCAAAAAGAAATAAATAA
- a CDS encoding aminopeptidase C: MSKSISNENIQKYQNDLSQRKEAKALQRAVSHNGINKTAANFSSEENMNPVFSLEVDAGDVANQKHSGRCWIFAALNTMRHHLAKNFNLAGDFELSQIYTTFWDKFEKSNWFLENIIKTADQPLTSRRVSWLLNSPQQDGGQWDMLCAVIEKYGVVPQSAMVETANSNDTTDLNSVLNLKLRKDATKLRKLVNDGSDDVESVKDEMLNEVYRILVYAFGEPVSKFNFEFRDKDNNYHVDKDLTPQKFFSKYVNLNLENYVSIINSPTDDKPYEKTYTIDMLGNVVGGRQVKHLNLSMDKLEELTIKQLKNGESVWFGSDVVQNSDRKKGIMDDGLYSKDELFDVDLSLSKAEQLDYHESAMDHAMVITGVDIVDGQPTKWKVENSWGNKVGTKGYFVMSESWFRRFTYQVVINKKYLSDEENEMQAQDPVVLDPWDPMGTLAFYKD; the protein is encoded by the coding sequence ATGTCAAAAAGTATTAGTAATGAAAATATTCAAAAATATCAAAATGATTTATCTCAACGCAAAGAAGCTAAGGCTTTACAACGTGCGGTAAGTCATAATGGAATTAACAAAACTGCTGCTAACTTCTCTTCTGAAGAAAATATGAATCCTGTATTTTCTCTTGAAGTAGATGCTGGTGATGTAGCTAACCAAAAGCACAGTGGTCGTTGCTGGATTTTCGCCGCATTAAACACTATGCGTCATCATTTAGCAAAGAACTTTAATTTAGCTGGTGATTTTGAATTATCACAAATTTACACTACCTTCTGGGATAAATTCGAAAAATCCAACTGGTTCTTAGAAAACATTATTAAAACTGCTGATCAACCATTAACTTCACGTCGTGTTTCATGGTTATTAAACTCACCACAACAAGACGGTGGTCAATGGGATATGTTATGTGCCGTTATTGAAAAATATGGTGTAGTTCCTCAATCAGCTATGGTTGAAACTGCCAACAGTAACGATACTACTGATTTAAACTCCGTATTAAACTTAAAATTAAGAAAAGATGCTACTAAATTACGTAAATTAGTTAACGATGGTAGCGATGATGTAGAATCTGTTAAAGACGAAATGTTAAATGAAGTTTACCGTATCTTAGTTTACGCATTCGGTGAACCAGTATCTAAGTTTAACTTTGAATTCCGTGATAAGGACAATAACTATCATGTAGACAAGGATTTAACTCCTCAAAAATTCTTTAGCAAATATGTAAACTTAAACCTAGAAAACTATGTATCTATTATCAACTCACCTACTGATGACAAGCCTTACGAAAAGACTTACACCATCGATATGTTAGGAAACGTTGTTGGTGGCAGACAAGTTAAGCATTTAAACTTATCTATGGATAAGCTTGAAGAATTAACTATCAAACAACTTAAGAATGGTGAAAGCGTTTGGTTTGGTAGTGATGTAGTTCAAAACTCTGACCGTAAGAAAGGTATTATGGACGACGGACTATACTCTAAAGATGAATTATTCGATGTTGATTTATCACTTTCTAAAGCTGAACAATTAGATTACCACGAAAGTGCTATGGATCACGCCATGGTTATTACTGGTGTAGACATTGTTGATGGTCAACCTACTAAGTGGAAGGTTGAAAACTCATGGGGTAACAAAGTTGGTACTAAAGGATACTTTGTTATGAGTGAATCATGGTTCAGACGTTTCACTTACCAAGTAGTTATCAACAAGAAGTACTTGTCAGACGAAGAAAACGAAATGCAAGCACAAGATCCTGTAGTTCTAGATCCATGGGACCCAATGGGAACTTTAGCATTTTACAAAGACTAA
- a CDS encoding 2,3-bisphosphoglycerate-dependent phosphoglycerate mutase: MPYLVIMRHGQSVANQKNVFTGWSDVNLTQKGIEQSHEAGKKLNSLGITFDDAHTSFLKRAIETLHIVLEENHQLYIPEHKSWRLNERHYGALRGKRKDLVKKQYGEKQFLKWRRSFNTVPPLLDKADNDLMYRKLGVKEPRGESLEMAYHRLMPYWEDEIAPRLLDNHNELVVAHGSTLRALIKYLDQISDEDIDKVEVPNVEPIVYEFNDKLDIVKKTML; the protein is encoded by the coding sequence ATGCCATATTTAGTAATTATGAGACACGGACAAAGTGTCGCTAATCAAAAAAATGTATTTACCGGTTGGAGTGATGTTAATTTAACCCAAAAGGGAATTGAACAATCACATGAAGCAGGTAAAAAATTAAATAGTTTAGGGATAACTTTTGATGATGCTCATACTTCGTTTTTGAAACGAGCTATTGAAACATTGCATATCGTTTTAGAAGAAAATCATCAATTATATATTCCTGAACATAAATCTTGGCGCTTGAATGAAAGACATTATGGAGCGCTTCGTGGTAAAAGAAAAGATTTAGTAAAAAAACAATATGGTGAAAAACAATTTTTAAAGTGGCGTCGTAGTTTTAATACAGTGCCACCATTGTTAGATAAAGCTGATAATGATTTAATGTACAGAAAATTAGGTGTGAAAGAACCTAGAGGGGAAAGCCTAGAAATGGCTTATCATCGTTTAATGCCATACTGGGAAGATGAAATAGCACCTAGATTACTAGATAATCATAATGAGTTAGTAGTGGCTCATGGTTCTACTTTGCGTGCCTTAATTAAATATCTAGATCAAATAAGTGATGAAGATATTGATAAAGTAGAGGTTCCTAATGTTGAACCTATCGTATATGAATTTAATGATAAATTAGACATTGTAAAAAAGACGATGCTATAA